Below is a window of Candidatus Cloacimonadota bacterium DNA.
GGTTGTAAACAACGAGTTCCGTTGGGCCGGCGGCTTTCAGTTCCAGGCAGATCACGGCGCTGGCGGCGAAGGGATTGGGCCAGGCGCGCAGCGTGGGATCCGGGCTGGGGAAAACCAGGTCTTCGGTTGCAGAGCCCGGCGTTTGCAGCTCCAGTTCGATGGCGGCCGCGCCCAATACGCCGCGGGCGAGGGCGTCGGTCCAGGGCCGGCCGGGTTCGGTGGTCCAGCTGTGGCCGCAGGCGCCGTTCACGTCGAAGCGCAGGTTTTGGTATTCAAAGAGGTTTAGCACCACGGCCACGTGCCCGGAGACGGGGGTGAGGCTGTTCACGGTGTGTTCGAACCTGCCGTTCATGGGGCTGGTGACGTTGCCGATGTCGAGCAGGATCTCATCCGAGATGGCGCCGCTGGCAAAGCGGTGGATCTTCGCGTTCACCAGTCCCGGCTGGGCCGGAAGGCCCCAGGGATCGGCCACCGCGTCGAAAGCCAGTTTTTTCACCAGATATTCCTGGGGGCCCAGATCCAGTTCCAGCGCTATCTGGATGGGCACAGCGCCGCGGCCGTATTCGTCCCAGGCCGGAGCATCGCTCAGCCAGCCAAACCAGGTGGGCTGCAGCGGATCGACCACCCGCACCCGGGCCAGGGCGCTGGTTTCGAGGCTGGCGGCGTTGACGGCGCGGACCTCGAGGATGTGCGCCCCCGGAGTGAGCCAGCCGTTCGGGATGTTCGCCGTCCAGGGTTCGGCGTAGGCGGTTCCCACGATCAGGTCGTCGAGGCGGAATTCCACCAGGCTCAGGCTCGAGCCCAGGGCGTCGATGTCCGCGGAGACCTGGGTCATGGCGGCGGTAAGGATGGCGCCGTCGGCGGGAACCAGATCCGAGATCAGGGGCGGGTAGGCCGCGGCGGGGGTGGAAAGCGTGAAAGTGATGGTATCATGGGCTTCCGAGACGCTGTGGATATTCACCGGGGCGGGGTTGCCGTAGCTGAGGAAGCAGAAGGGATCAGTGTATTGGTTGAAGGCGGTGCGGCCGTCCTGGGCGCTGAAAGTGGCGTCGAAGACAGAGCCGTTGGCGGTTTGGGAGCCTCCCGGGCGGTAAACGTAAACCTCATCCGGCGGGCCGTCCGCGTTGCCATCCATAGTGGAATTGACGCGGTAGATCAGCAATCCGCTTCCGGGCAGGTTTTCCTCGAAGATGTCGGCGCCGCGTTTGCGGTATTCGAAAACGAGGGATTCGGTGGAGTTCAGTTCATAGCGGAAAACGTTGTTGACCGGCGAAGTGACGGGGTTGAGGGTGAAAGTTCCGGGTCCGATGGCGGGAAGGGTGGGCAGCCAGCCGCCGTAGCGGTATTTCATGTGCATGCCCATGTGGCCGGCGCCGCTTTCCATGATGTCCCAGCAGCCGGCGGGGGTGATGCCGTCAAAATCGTAGTGGTAGAGGTCCGGAGCGCCCACGCTGTGGAACATTTCGTGGCAGAGGGTGCGCACGCTGTTCTGGTTTTCCGGCTGGAAAGTGAAATCCCAGACCATTTTGCCGTTGATGTAAACGTCCTGGGTGTAAAGGGCCCAGCGATGCGCCCAGAGCAGGTCGGCCCAGGCGGAGTGGGGGCCGCGGATGATGAAGCAGACGTTGTCCACATAGCCGTCACTGTCGGCGTCGATGTTCAAAGTGGAGGGCACCTGGGCGGCGATGAAGTTCAGAGCGTCGGCCAGCAGCTGATGTTCGCGGTCGGTGCGCTGGAAATCGCGGTAGCCGGTGGGATTGGTGACGGAATTGTAGGGCAGAAAGTAGGCCCGGGGATGGCTGTCGGTGTAGGAAAGATTCAGGTTTGGAGCGCAGTCCGGGAAGTGGTGGGAAACGTAATCCAGCTGGTCGTAGCTCACCTGGTGAAAGTAGTTGCGCAGGGAATATTGGTCGTCGCCCACAGCGTTGAATTTGGCGTCGTAAACCGAGCGGGGATCGCTGAATTCCGTTTGGTCGCTGAATTTGATGTAAACCACCAGGTTGTTAACGGTGCCGGTGTTCGGCCCTTTGGAGCCGGAGCGGGGGTGGGAATTCATGAACTGCACTTTCTGGCGGTAACGCGCGGGAGAGATGTTTATCCCGGGTTCGAGGCCCAGGGCGCGCGGATCCGCGGAACCCACCCGGTGGGCGGAAGGGACGGGCTCGCCGCCGGAGCGGATGGCGTAATAATGCCAGCCATCGGAGGGACTCTGGATGACGGTGAAGCCGTCCGCGTCGTGCAGGCGGTTCGCGTATTCGTCTCCGGAAGCCAGCAACTTGAGCACGGAGCCATCCGGCTGCGCCACCTCGGTGGGCAGATCGGAAAAGTTGGCCGCGCTCAGCAGCAGCGGCACCGCAAACAGGATCAGGAACAGAGATCTTTTCATCTTTCCTCCACTGGAGAGGCATGCAATTTGGATTCCGAATCCTGTAAAGATAAATTTGGCGTTGACAAATATGGGGCCGGAGGCCAGACTGTCTCCAAGCTGAAAATAAAACCAAAGGAGGTGCGGATGAAGAAGCTGACCTTGCTGCTGGCGCTGGCGCTGGGGGCGGCCCTGGCCTTCGCGGGCTCGGCGCACGTGCTGGAAAGCGGCACGCCGGACCTGAAGGTGTGGGTCTGCGCCTACAAAAGCCAGGCCGACCTCTGCGTCTGGGTGGCCGAGTACCGTTCCCAGGCGAAGGACAAGGACGGGATCTGGTATTTTGAGAAATACAAGAGCAACGCGCATTTCACGCTGAAGATAGTGAAGTACCGCTCTCAGGCGGATCTGCTGGTCTATTACGTGCCCTACCGCTCCCAGGCCGGCTGGCGCAGATCCCATCCCTGGACGGGGCGGCTGCGTTAGGACGGGATCGCCCTCTGGAAAAGGTATTGGCCTTGTGGCCGGAGAGAGCCCGGCAAAATTTGATTGACAAAAATCCGCCGCTTTTTGGGATGGCATTCCTGACACGGGTGATTAGCTCAGCTTGGTTAGAGCGCTACGTTGACATCGTAGAGGTCACTGGTTCGAGTCCAGTATCACCCACCACCTCCTGACCGGGGTGATTAGCTCAGCTGGTTAGAGCGCTACGTTCACATCGTAGAGGTCACTGGTTCGAATCCAGTATCACCCACCACTTTTTCCCCGCCCCTTCCCGATCCGCGTTTGTTTGCCCCAGGTGAAAGTTTTTTCCAAAGTATTCCAGCGTTGACATTTGTCCCCAAATGGCGGCGTGCTCCCTGCATGGCGGCCGCAGGCACGCAATATCAGGCCTCACAGAAAAAAGGATTGACAATATCCCCCCGTTTACGCGGGATGCAATCCAATGAAAAAAAATAGCTCAATACGGCATAGGAGACAACGTATGAAGTTGTACATACGGCTCTTCATCCTGGCTTTGCTAACCGGCTTGCTGGCCTTCGGGTGCGGCGGACCGGACGCGCAGGACCAGGCAAAACTGAAGCAACTGGTGGTGGCTAACCTTCAGGTGAAAGACATCCCCAACGACGGCGGTGACGGCCTGATGCTAAGCTGGAAGCCCCTGCACAAGGACAAGCGGGTGCAGGAATACCGCATCTACCGGGGTGTGCATCCGGACACCCTGTTCTTCCTGACCTCGGTGCAGGTGAACGTGAAGACCGGCGTGGCCACCGACGAAATGCTCTATTACGACAGCGGCTACATCAGCCTGGTAAGCCTGGATTCGCCCGCCCGGCTGAAAAACGAAAAAGGGGCACCCGGCAGCAACCTCTACCGGGGCGTTCCGCGGGACACCGAACTGGTGGCCCGGCTGAGCGAAAGCTTTGGCCTGCTCTCCCAGATCGAAGACGGCGACTACTATTACAAGACCGTCAAGGCCAGATCGGCCGACCCGGAAGACGAGAGCATCTATGCCGGCTTGAGATTCAACCAACAGACCATCCTGGCTTCGCTGATGAGCGCCCAACCCGGGCAGAAGCCGGTTGATTATTACTATACAGTGGTGCCCGTGAACGAACGCAACCAGTATCTGGGCATCGCCAAACCCGTGGCCGGATCTCCGGTGGACGACGCTCCGGAAGCCTCACCCGGGCTGTTCGCGGCCGCGGTGGAAGACAGCCGCACCCTGCAATTTGAGTGGCAATATCCCCTGAACCACGACGACCTGGCCTCCTACACCATCCACATGGTGCCTGCCATGCCGGATTCCCTCTGGAACCAGATGAGCCCTCAGCAGCAGGAAGCCCTGGCCGGAGCGGCGGTGAAGATCGCCGAAGGCGGGGTTGGCAGCGGTTCGCTGAAGAACAACTGCGTGATCACCGAGGCGGATCTGAGCCAGGCAGCGCCCGGCCTGAGCTGGGAACTGGCCAGCCGGAGCAGCTACAGCATCCGCTTCACGGATTACGGCATGAACCAGTCTCCGCTGAGCCTGCCGGCAACGCCCCAAAACGTTGTGAGCGGCGCTCTGCCGCAGATCGCCAAATTCCGGGTGGAAGACAAACCCATGGACAAAGGCGACCGCATCAGCGTGACCTGGCAGGATCCCGTGGTTTCGCTCACCAAAACGTCGTCGCTCCGCAAGGACGGCACCAAGCTGAAAGTGAACTACCAGGTGAATAAGACCGACCATCAGAACATCAGCAACATCCATTTCGAGTTCTTTGAGCCGGGCAAAACCACCCCCTTTGCCAAAGTCAACGAATTTCACCAGGACAACATCATCTATGTGAACATTCCCAAACAATACTCGCTGAAGGGCGGCGGGGAGGTCCCGGACGACAGCCTGAAGGTGAAGATAACCATGGCTGTGAAGCCCTACAAGATCAATCCCCAAAACGGCCGCATCACCTACGGAAAGAAAAAACTGCTTCCAGACTATGAGATGGTGCAGTACATCAAGCCGGACCCCGCCATGATGGCCTACATGCCCACGCGGGGACTGTATCTGAACGGGGTGGACGTTTCCCAGGTGCAAAACATAGTTTACCGTAAAAGCTACCGGGGCTCGTCTTACACCCTGGTGAAAAGCAGCACCTCCTATGAAAACAACCTGGACGTGACCATCGGCTACCTGACCACGGTGAGCAAGCAGGTATCCGGATTCAACTTTGTGAAGGGCGATTCGCTCTACACCTACATGGGCGGGAAACGCTTCTCCCGCAAGCTAGCGGCAGGTGAAAAAGCCCGGGACCTCACCTTGGTCTCCTCGGACATCGACTTCACCTATGACCAGGAAAACGAGACCACGCTGAGCACCAGCATCTATCTGGACGAGGCGAAAAAGACCATCGGCACCATGAAGACCGATCTGGCCGACGCCCAAAAAGAGCTGGCCGCCTACGGGGATTCCCTGGCCCAGGCAAGCTTGCCGCAAGCAGTGATGGCCTATCAGGGCAAGGTCGCCGGCCTCACCCAAAAGGTGGAGGGCCTGGAGAAAAAGATCAAGGCCTACAGCGGCAACAAGCTCTTCCAGGAAGCCCTCAAACAAAAGAACAACCGCGGCCTGATGAACCTGGTGGCCTCCATCCGCGAGCCGGAATCGCGCAAACACACCTATTCGATCGTGAGGACAAACGGCGAAGGCCTCTTCTCCGAAACGGCGCCGGACACCCTCAAAACCGGAGAGCCGGTGTATTACGCGCCGGTTTCCAATTGGTTCGACTGGAACAAGCTCATCACCCTGATCGCAGTGATCATCTTCGGGATCATGGTGGTGGTGTTCGTGAACCTGGCCAAGAAGGGCAAGGACCTCTACATGCGGCCCATTGCCGGTTTGCAGGAGATCGACAACGCCATCGGCCGCGCCACCGAAATGGGACGCCCGATGCTTTACTGCATGGGCAACGGCGGGCTCTCCGACGTGGCCACCCTGGCCTCCATGGGCATCCTGAGCCTGGTGGCCAAAAAAGCCGCCGAATATGACACCAAGCTGATCGTTCCCTGCTACGACTACATCGTGATGCCCATCGCCCAGGAGATCGTGCGAGAAGCCCACTACGCGGTGGGCCGCCCGGACAGCTTTGACAAGAACAACGTGTTCTACCTCACCTCCGTGCAGTTCGCCTACGTGGCGGGCGTGAACGGCATCATGATCCGCGAAAAGATGGCCACCAACTTCTTCATGGGTTATTTCGCCGCCGAAGCCCTGCTGATGACGGAAACCGGGAACGCCGTGGGGGCCGTGCAGATCGCCGGCTCGGACGCCATCACCCAGATCCCGTTCTTTATCACCACCTGCGACTACACGCTCATCGGCGAGGAACTCTACGCCGCCTCCGCCTACCTGAACCGCGAACCGATGCTGCTGGGGACCCTCAAGGCCCAGGACTACTTCAAGTTCCTGATCCTGATCCTCGTGATCATTGGCGCTCTGCTGGCCACCTTCCAGGTTACCGGCCTAATGCAAATGTTTCCCTTAAAATAAAAGAGGTCTTAGATGAAGAAGACAGTCCCCCTATTGATAGTGATAATCGGAGGATTCATCTGGCTGGCCTGGGTGTTTGTGCCCCACAGGCTGCTGCAGGATGTTTTCTACTACGAGTTCTACGTGCCTTGGGTACGCGCCATGGCGCCATTCGGCATGCTGCTGGGCGTGATGAGCCTCTCCATGATGCACTACGGCAAGATCAAGCGCAAAGCCCCCAAATGGCAGTACAGCTTCTTTTTCTTCGCCGGCTTCATCATCACGTCGCTGGCCGGCTTCATCGGCGGGACCCAGAAAGGCGGGCTCTATATGTGGCTGTTCGAAAACCTGCAGATGCCGATGAGCGCCACGATGTTTTCCCTGCTGGCCTTTTACATGGCCTCCGCGGCCTACAAAGCCTTCCGTGCCAGATCGCCAGAAGCCACCGTGCTGTTGGTGGCGGCCATAGTGGTGATGCTGGCCCAGGTGCCGCTGGGGGTGAAGATCAGCAAATATTTGCCGGATATCTCCCAATGGATCCTGGACGTGCCGAACCTGGCCTCCAAACGCGGGATCATGCTCGGCGTGGGCCTCGGCAGCGTGGCCACCACCCTGAAGATCCTGCTGGGAATTGAACGTTCCTACCTGGGAGGAGACTGATCATGGAAGAAAAACTGACCTTCTTTGAGCGCATCCAAAGGCTCGACCGCCGCTGGATCTACATCGTTGTCGCCCTGGCCATCATCATTCCTTTGATGATCCCCTACAACTCCGACAACGTGACCTCTCCGCCCACCGAAAACGTCTATCAGATGGTGGATTCCTTCGCCGGACGCGAAGACCGCGCCATCCTGATGAGCTTTTTCCACGACGCCTCCACCATGCCGGAGCTCTATCCCATGCAGATAGCCATTCTGCGCCACTGCTTCGAGCGCAACGTGAAGGTGTTTTTCCTCTCCTTCCTGCCCACCGGCGCGCCCATCATCGACATGGCCATCAACTCCGTGAAGGAAGAGTATCCCAACATCAAGAGCGGCACCGACTATTGCAACTTCGGCTACATCCCTTCCGCTCTCATCATGCAAACCATCATCGGCATGGGCGACAACATCGCCACCGCCGTTCCCACCGACGCCGAAGGCCGCAAGGTGGAAAACCTGCCCATCATGAAAGGCATCAACAACTACACGGAAATGAACCTGGTGATCGAGTTTTCCGGCTCCGTCGCGGGGGGCTACTGGCTCACCTACGCGCGCCCCAAATTCGGCACCAACATCGCCGTGGGCGTTACCGCCGTGATGGCCGCGGATGAATATCCCTACCTGCAGACCGGACAGTTCATCGGCATGCTGGCAGGCCTGAAGGGCGCCGCCGAATATGAAAAACTGGTGGACGTCTTTGCCGCCTACCGGGCTCCCGGCGACGAGATGAACCCCTACACCGACGCGGAAGGCAACAAAGTGCTGCCCGGCCGTTCCTTCAGCGACGACGTGCTGGAAAAACCCGAGGTGCAGGACCTGATCAAGATCACCACCCAGACCGAGGCCAAGTTCACGCCCGCGGAGTTCCAGAAATTCGTCCAGACCTATTCCGAGGAGGACCGGGCCAAACTGGACCAAGCAAAACAGGAGGCCGACGGCAAGATCGTGATCGACGTAAGCAAACTGAAGGAGGACGATTTCGCCCCCGCCACCTGGGACGCGCTGAACCGCATGACCCGGAACACCCTCTACAAGTTCAAGGTAGCCCGCATCGGCATGAACGCCCAGTCCGTGGCCCACATCATGATCATCGTGTTCATCCTGATCGGAAACATCGGCTACTTCATCCAGAAAGCTCGCCTCGGCAAGCAATAAAGGGAGGAAAAAATGACCTTCGAACTCTTCAGCAACCTCGTGGGTGCCTTTTTCACCCTCTGCATCTTCTCCTTCCTTTACAAGGACAATCCGTTCTATCAGATGTCCGAGCAGCTCCTGGTGGGAATTTCGCTGGGCTATTCGCTGGTGCTCACCTATGAAAGGGTGTTCATACCTTATTTCTACCAGCCCATCTTCCTCAAACACGAGTGGATCCTGATCATCCCCAGCATCATCGGCATGTTCTATCTGCTGCGCTTTTCCCGCAAGCTCAGCTGGCTGTCGCGCTATCCCATCGCCTTTTCGATGATGGGAGTGGGCGCCTCGGTGGCGCTGGCCATGCACAACAGCATCCTGGTGCAGATGCGCCAGGCCATGGTGCCGATCGAGAACGTGAACCTGGCCCTCATCTTCCTGGGCACCATCGCCGTGCTGCTCTATTTCTTCTTCTCCAAGGCCCACACCGGGGTCTATGGGAAGTTTGTGAGCGTGGGCAAATGGTTCATGATGGTGGGCTTCGGAGCTTCCTTCGGCCTCACCGTGATGGCCCGTATCTCGCTGCTGATCGGGCGCATCCAGTTCCTGGTGAACGACGTCTTCCTGGCCATCAAACAGGCCATCGCCGGCTGAGCGTTACCGCGTTTATGAATATGGGGGAAGCTTTTCCGGGCTTCCCATCCTTGTTTGTTTGAATCTGAACCGGTGGGCGAGGCCCATGGGATGAACGCATGAATGAAATGATGAAGCTTGGGTTGCTGCTGCTTCTGGCGGCGGCGCTGTTACTGACGGCCTGTGTGGGCGGGGACGCAACTGAGGCGGAGATAGGGGAATTTGTCGTCCTCGACATGCCTCACGACGACGGCAGCGGGGTTTTGCTGAAATGGAAGCCCTTGGGCGGCGAACACAGGATCATCCAATACAACATCTACCGCGGCGCCAGCCCGGACAGCCTGTTTTTGCTTTCCCGCCAGGAAGTGGACCCCAACGCCGGAGTGGCCGGCAACTGGCTGAATTTTGAGGACAAGGGCTTCAACCCCCTCATCGAGTTCGAGACCGCCCCGGGCAAGCTGAAAAAAGAAAAGCAGCAGGTGGCTGAGGGGACCCTTTACAAAGGCGTTCCCCGGGATACCAAGATCCTGGGTGAAATGCTCCGGCACTATGATGTGATCGGAGACATCAAAACTTCCAAATATTACAACGGCTCGCAGCGGGTGGAACTGGGCCAGGGTGAGGACAAAGAGGTCTGGGCCGGCTACCGGCTGAACCAGTTCAACAACCTCTATGCCAATCCCAAGGCTGAACACAGCTATTACTACTGCGTGGTGCCAGTCAGCGAGACGGGAAAATTCCTGGCCGCGACCCCGGTGCTGAAGGTGGTTCCGGTGAACAACCGGCCGGATTCCACCGCAGTGCTGCACACCAGCTATCTTACCGATACGAACGAGCTTCGCTTCGAGTGGTCACCGCCTTTGGGCAGCGAAAACATCGTGGCCTGGGAGGCCTGGCTGATGCCCCGCAGCCTGCTGCCGCAGTTCCAGGCGGACCAAAAGGCCAACGCCACCGCTCCGGACAGCGTGTTCAACGCCAACTGGCAACAGGGCTCCATCCTTGTTCACCAGATGGAACCGAGCTACTGGTCCCAAAGTTTTTACGACAAGGTGGACCTCAACGCCACCCAGGTGCGCTTGCCCGCCCCGGCGGAACTGGCCAACTGGGTGCCGGTGCTTACCTACGCCAATTTCTGGTCATCGGAGGACGGCAGCCGCCAGGAGTCTTACCAGGCGGCGGCCCTGGGTGAAAAGCTGCAGATCAAGGCCTCAGCGGACCTGCCCCGGCTGCCCGAATTCAGGGTGTTGGACAAAGTTTACGACAAAGGCGACAACATCATCGTCTCCTTCGGCCGGCCCTTTGCCTTTGTGACCCAGGCCTCCTGGGTGAACAAGGCCAAAACCAGGCTGCGGGTGAACTATGAGATCGCCGATAACGGCCACGAGAAGGTTTCGCGGCTGCGGCTGCTCTTTCTGGATGCCGATGGCAAAGTGTTGGATGAAGTTCTGGAGAACTATCCGGACAAGATCATCCATGCGAACTTACCAGCCGGCCGAAACCCCGAAACCGGCTTCAGCGTTGAGGTGTTCACCGAACTGCAGGGAGAAGGTAAGTTCCCGGCCCCGCCCATCAGCCAGAAGGTGGTTTACGATCCCCAGGCCTATCGCTTCAACGGAGGCACGGTTACCAGCGCCAACCAGGAACTGAACCGCATCTACTACGACATTTTCAGCAAGAACAATCTGAGCGGTTCTTACAGCCCCGGCATGCGCATAGGGGCCCTGAGCCGTTACTACGAGCATCTGGTGCCCTTTGAGGATACCCAGATGCCGCTGATCAGCAAGATCGACCCCAAAACGGGCCTGGTGCTCACTGACCCGCACTTCACCGTAGCGGTTGATCCGGCCTCCGGCGCCACCCTCTCTCCCAGCCTGTATAAACAGGACATGGAAGAGCATCTCAAAGGCCTGGCTGCCGGGATCGCGGAATTGAAACAGACGGTGGCCCCGGGGGACACCCTTTCGGAAGCGGCCCAGGAACTGAAAGCCAGCGAGGCGGAGCTGGCCTTCATCAAAGGCCATCCGGCGTATCAGGCCGGCAGCAAAGCCACCAACGACAAGGCCTGGCGCCGCGTAATGCTAAAGGAACTGGACCAGAACTCCCGCGCCTACCAGTATGAACTGCTGGCCACCAACGGCAAAGGGCTCTGGGCGGATCAGAGCGATCAGCCGGAACTCAAACCGTCCGGTCCCGGGATCGATGCTCCGCTGCATCCCAGGGGCGAGTGGTTCGACAAAACCAAGCTGGCCACCCTGCTGGCCTCCATCATCCTGGGGCTGATGGTGGTCTATGCCATCTTCCAGGCCCGGCGCAAGGACCTCTACATCCGTCCCATCGCCGGTTTGGAAGAACTGGACAACGCCGTGGGCCGAGCCACGGAGATGGGCCGTCCGGTGATGTTTGTGCCCGGCTGGGGCACGCTGGGAGATCCCTGCACCATCTCGGCCATGATGATCCTCAACAAGATCGGCGGCAAAGCCGCGGAATATGACATCCGGCTGATCGCGCCCCAAGTGGACTATCTGGTGCTGCCGCTGGCCCAGGAAATGGTGCAGACCGCTTTCAACGAGGCCGGCCGCCCCGACGCCTACAACCAGGATGACATCTACTTCGTTTCCGACACCCAGTTCGCTTTCTGCGCCGCCGTGAACGGCATCACCGTCCGGGAAAAGGTGGCCACCATCTTCTACATGGGCTACTTCTACGCGGAAGCCCTGCTGATGACCGAAACAGGCAACCAAAGCGGCGCCATCCAGATCGCCGGCTCGGACGCCATCACCCAGATCCCCTTCTTCATCACCACCTGCGACTACACCCTCATCGGCGAGGAATTTTACGCCGCCTCGGCCTACCTTTCCCGCAACGTGGAACTGGTGGCCATGCTCAAGGCCCAGGACTATTTCAAGATCCTCATCGTGATCTGCGTGCTTGTCGGCACCGTGATCTCCAGCCTGGGCATCAACGCCTTCCTGAATTTCCTGCCGATGGAGTAGGCGCAAAGCATTACAGAATTGTCTCCGGGATGCCAGGCTATGGCGTCCCGGTTTTGTTTGTGGGAGATGGGGCTGGTCTTGAGAGCGGTTGTCTGGCCTGGCGGACCGGCCATCCCGTCAGTATTGCCGGATCAGCTCTCCGTAGAGTTCTGTGGCCGTTTGGACCAGCTGTTCCCGCCTCTCCCTGTTCTTGTCTTCCGCGATGAGCGCCGCCCGGACCCGGGAACCCTGATAGTATTTCCAGAATAGCCAGGCGATGGGGACCAGCTTCACGTACTGGCCGCTCAAAGCGCTTTCCACAAACCACCAGATGATGGCGGAATTGATGGCCAGGGAGTTCACGCCGTTGCTCCAGTCGCCCGCGTAAAACTGGCCCAGCCCGGGCAGCCAGCTGGACAGGCTTTTGGCCAGGCCGGGGTCTTTGGTCCGGGCGACGCGAGCCTCATCCACTGCGGCAAGCAGCGTTTGCGTTTCCGGCGCGTCCTGCCTGCCGGTCAGCTGGGCATAGTCGCGGATGGCGGGTCCGGCCTCGTACCATTTGGCCTGCAGGATGTAGTTCAACCCCAGCAGAAAGGCGGCTCGTTCCCGCACCGCTGGATATCTGCCCGTGCGGGCTTCGCGGAAGAGGATGAACTCGGCCAGGCTGAAGTTTCGCGCGTTCATCAGCAGGATGGCATTATCGATGGTGTACTCCGCTCTCAAGCTGTCCGTAGCCGCGGCGAAAAACGCTTTTTCCACATATGCCAGGGCGTCCCGGTATTCTCCCAATTCCCCGCTGGCAAGGGCGAGCCGCAGAAAAACCTCCCCGGAAACGCGATCCTCGCCCTCATAGCTCACATAGCGCTTGTATTCGGTGATGGCGGCATAGGTATCGCCGCTGGCCCGCAGGGAGTCGGCCACGGCCAGGAGGGCTCCGTGTTTCGCCGGCAGTGAGGCCAGCCAGGCCAGGCAGAGGATCAGCAGGCTAATTCTCCGCATTGATGATGCGTTCCAGTTCTTTGCGCAGATCGTTCTGCGTGCGCTCGTTGAAGTTTCTGGCGGATACGGCGGAGCCGTATATGTTGCCCAGATAGAAATAGGCTGTCACCGCCCCGAACAGCCAGCCGTCAAAGGATTTGAGCCCCGCT
It encodes the following:
- a CDS encoding DUF6150 family protein: MKKLTLLLALALGAALAFAGSAHVLESGTPDLKVWVCAYKSQADLCVWVAEYRSQAKDKDGIWYFEKYKSNAHFTLKIVKYRSQADLLVYYVPYRSQAGWRRSHPWTGRLR